The genomic interval GGGCGATGTTTGTGGATGGGGTGGCGCCGGACGCCGTTGTGCTCACGACGGCCATCGCGGCATGCGCGCAGGCTGGCGCGCTGGAGTGCGGGGAGTGGGTGCACCGGTACGTGGAGGCGAGCGCGCCGTGGCTGCTCGGGGACGCGTTCGTCGGGTCGGCGCTGGTGAGCATGTACGCCAAGTGCGGCTGCCTGGAGCAGGCGGTGCGGGTGTTCGACGGCATGCCGGAGCGGAACGACTACGTCTGGGGCACCATGGTCGGCGCGTTTGCGGTGCACGGCATGGCGGAGGAGGCCGTGTCGTGCCTGGACAGGATGGCGAGGGAGGACGGCGTGCGACCGGATGGCGTGGCGGTGCTCGGAGCGCTCTCCGCGTGTGCGCACGCCGGCAAGGTGGAGGACGGGCTCAGGCTGCTCAAGGAGATGAGCCGCCGGTATGGCGTCGCGCCGGGGCACGAGCACTACGCCTGCACAGTGGACATGCTCTGCCGTGTCGGTCGGCTGGAGGACGCGGTGGCACTGATCGAGACAATGCCAATGGCCCCGCTCGCCTCCGTCTGGGGCTCCGTCTTGACCGGCTGCCGGACATACGCCAACGTGGAGCTGGcggaggtggccgccgccgagctcggcaagctcggcgccgacgagggTGTGTATGTGCAGCTCTCCAACATCTACCTCGACTCCAACCGGAAGGACGACGCGCGGAGGGTCAGGAAGCTGATCGGCAGCCGCGGCATCAGGAAGGTCCCCGCGTACAGCGCGGTGGAGGTCGACGGCGTGGTGAGGTCGTTCGTCGCCGACGACCAGGCGCACCCGCAGCGCGTGGAGATATGGGAGGTGCTCGGGCTGCTTGCCGACCAAATGGGAGGGGAgccggacgaggaggaggccatgGCCGCGCTCTCGTGACAGGGAGAATCGGAGAGAAGTAGGTAGCCGAACTGATTTTTCCCTAGAGGTTTTATCAAACACAACTGCACAAAGCGCTGAGAGCCTGAGATAGCAGCTGGTATTTATGGAGGAAAAGAATCTAGTGGGAGCTGAGGTTTATCGACACATTACACATTGATCTCAGGCCATTAGAGAAGAAGGAAGATAATAAGTAGGCTCGCTGATGCTGTAATGTATGAATAGTTCCCTAACATCAGAATTTAGAGAGG from Oryza glaberrima chromosome 3, OglaRS2, whole genome shotgun sequence carries:
- the LOC127765008 gene encoding pentatricopeptide repeat-containing protein At3g28660-like; this translates as MRPYIPKQTFAFCHSLLSSRLLLPSAAAAPTAPALPVQALLTTAGLLPRHPDLSLVALNSLLRVLSRRASSPAHPLLALRLLLLMLSPASPLPPPDHLSFPFALSAAATVSPSPGAQLHALLVKNGHFPSDHYVTTALLQLHAARPDDARRVFDELPRREAIHYDLVIGAYTRTGMAGEGLGVFRAMFVDGVAPDAVVLTTAIAACAQAGALECGEWVHRYVEASAPWLLGDAFVGSALVSMYAKCGCLEQAVRVFDGMPERNDYVWGTMVGAFAVHGMAEEAVSCLDRMAREDGVRPDGVAVLGALSACAHAGKVEDGLRLLKEMSRRYGVAPGHEHYACTVDMLCRVGRLEDAVALIETMPMAPLASVWGSVLTGCRTYANVELAEVAAAELGKLGADEGVYVQLSNIYLDSNRKDDARRVRKLIGSRGIRKVPAYSAVEVDGVVRSFVADDQAHPQRVEIWEVLGLLADQMGGEPDEEEAMAALS